In Poecile atricapillus isolate bPoeAtr1 chromosome 9, bPoeAtr1.hap1, whole genome shotgun sequence, the following are encoded in one genomic region:
- the LOC131582195 gene encoding SRSF protein kinase 3-like isoform X1, with protein sequence MEEQVQQEMPSAQRTGGHHPMQEGEVFNTRCQVLHKLGCGAFATVWLCQDMRRKKQVAVKVLKSREGFAEIAQHEAAFLRCVSCMKKKDLAGENIICLLDDFRMIGENGFHSCLVFEVLGPSIRCLMGNYTAQGLPLPFVKKSLQQVLAGLHFLHKCCRIIHADIKPENILLHGCSKRLQRLLMDTLDCDQGTEVRLKGAGGDLGNQLEESDLMSIEVKIADLGSACWTYKPFSKEIQTQPYRALEVLLGLDYGTPADIWSTACLAFEMATGECLFDPQPGKYFSRDDDHVARIIELLGRIPPQIVFSWNKSTNFFSRPGALLRLSRLFPRSLPGILADRHGWTARDAAAFAAFLLPALHYAPERRASAAQSLQHAWIAAP encoded by the exons ATGGAGGAGCAGGTGCAGCAGGAGATGCCATCAGCCCAGCGCACAG GAGGCCACCACCCCATGCAGGAGGGAGAGGTGTTCAACACACGATGCCAGGTGCTGCACAAACTGGGATGTGGCGCCTTTGCCACTGtctggctgtgccaggacatGAG GAGGAAGAAACAGGTAGCTGTGAAGGTTCTGAAAAGCAGGGAAGGCTTTGCTGAGATTGCCCAGCACGAGGCTGCTTTCCTCCGCTGT GTAAGCTGCATGAAGAAGAAGGACCTGGCAGGGGAAAACATCATCTGTTTGTTAGACGACTTCAGAATGATTGGAGAGAATGGTTTC CATTCCTGCCTGGTATTTGAGGTGCTGGGTCCTTCCATTCGATGTCTGATGGGAAACTACACAGCCCAGGGACTGCCCTTGCCTTTTGTGAAAAAGTCTTTACAGCAG GTGCTGGCAGGGTTACACTTCCTGCACAAGTGCTGCCGCATTATCCACGCAGACATCAAACCGGAGAACATCCTGCTGCATGGATGCAGCAAAAGGCTCCAAAGGCTTCTCATGGATACACTCGACTGCGACCAGGGAACAGAAGTGAGGCTAAAGGGAGCAG GAGGTGATCTTGGCAATCAGTTGGAAGAATCTGATTTAATGAGCATAGAGGTGAAAATTGCAGATCTAGGAAGCGCATGCTGGACA tACAAGCCTTTTTCCAAGGAGATACAGACCCAGCCATACCGTGCCCTGGAAGTGCTTCTTGGACTAGACTACGGCACCCCTGCGGATATCTGGAGTACAGCCTGCCTG GCATTTGAAATGGCAACTGGGGAGTGTCTATTTGATCCTCAACCTGGGAAATACTTCTCCAGAGATGATG ATCATGTTGCTCGTATTATTGAACTCTTGGGAAGAATTCCTCCTCAAATTGTTTTCTCATGGAACAAGTCAACAAATTTTTTCAGCAGGCCAG GCGCGCTCCTGCGGCTCTCCCGGCTCTTCCCCCGTAGCCTCCCCGGCATCCTGGCGGACCGGCACGGCTGGACAGCGCGGGACGCGGCCGCCTTCGCCGCCTTCCTGCTGCCCGCGCTGCACTACGCGCCCGAGCGCCGCGCCAGCGCCGCGCAGAGCCTGCAGCACGCCTGGATCGCCGCGCCGTGA
- the LOC131582195 gene encoding SRSF protein kinase 3-like isoform X2 — translation MEEQVQQEMPSAQRTGGHHPMQEGEVFNTRCQVLHKLGCGAFATVWLCQDMRRKKQVAVKVLKSREGFAEIAQHEAAFLRCVSCMKKKDLAGENIICLLDDFRMIGENGFHSCLVFEVLGPSIRCLMGNYTAQGLPLPFVKKSLQQVLAGLHFLHKCCRIIHADIKPENILLHGCSKRLQRLLMDTLDCDQGTEVRLKGAGGDLGNQLEESDLMSIEVKIADLGSACWTYKPFSKEIQTQPYRALEVLLGLDYGTPADIWSTACLAFEMATGECLFDPQPGKYFSRDDDHVARIIELLGRIPPQIVFSWNKSTNFFSRPVPFPLTHES, via the exons ATGGAGGAGCAGGTGCAGCAGGAGATGCCATCAGCCCAGCGCACAG GAGGCCACCACCCCATGCAGGAGGGAGAGGTGTTCAACACACGATGCCAGGTGCTGCACAAACTGGGATGTGGCGCCTTTGCCACTGtctggctgtgccaggacatGAG GAGGAAGAAACAGGTAGCTGTGAAGGTTCTGAAAAGCAGGGAAGGCTTTGCTGAGATTGCCCAGCACGAGGCTGCTTTCCTCCGCTGT GTAAGCTGCATGAAGAAGAAGGACCTGGCAGGGGAAAACATCATCTGTTTGTTAGACGACTTCAGAATGATTGGAGAGAATGGTTTC CATTCCTGCCTGGTATTTGAGGTGCTGGGTCCTTCCATTCGATGTCTGATGGGAAACTACACAGCCCAGGGACTGCCCTTGCCTTTTGTGAAAAAGTCTTTACAGCAG GTGCTGGCAGGGTTACACTTCCTGCACAAGTGCTGCCGCATTATCCACGCAGACATCAAACCGGAGAACATCCTGCTGCATGGATGCAGCAAAAGGCTCCAAAGGCTTCTCATGGATACACTCGACTGCGACCAGGGAACAGAAGTGAGGCTAAAGGGAGCAG GAGGTGATCTTGGCAATCAGTTGGAAGAATCTGATTTAATGAGCATAGAGGTGAAAATTGCAGATCTAGGAAGCGCATGCTGGACA tACAAGCCTTTTTCCAAGGAGATACAGACCCAGCCATACCGTGCCCTGGAAGTGCTTCTTGGACTAGACTACGGCACCCCTGCGGATATCTGGAGTACAGCCTGCCTG GCATTTGAAATGGCAACTGGGGAGTGTCTATTTGATCCTCAACCTGGGAAATACTTCTCCAGAGATGATG ATCATGTTGCTCGTATTATTGAACTCTTGGGAAGAATTCCTCCTCAAATTGTTTTCTCATGGAACAAGTCAACAAATTTTTTCAGCAGGCCAG TTCCTTTCCCTTTGACTCATGAGTCTTGA